A genomic region of uncultured Roseibium sp. contains the following coding sequences:
- the putA gene encoding bifunctional proline dehydrogenase/L-glutamate gamma-semialdehyde dehydrogenase PutA translates to MPAAAAAVTTMNDADLVPFRSAYAPDERKAVEAMLKDAAGDLVVEKLIDQRARGYIHDMRAVQVGLGGVEDFMREFGLTTREGLAMMVLAEALLRVPDASTADKLIEDKLAAARFDDPSGHKSDTWLVSASSWALGVTSRLLHPGDTPQSILSSLVKRMGMPTVRVATRKAMTLLGHQFVLGETIQKALERAKVQETKGYRYSYDMLGEGARTAKDAERYFRSYANAIEAIGNSAGVEDLPNRPGISVKLSALHPRYEAVNGERVRDELLPKLRELVQMAKDRNLNFTVDAEEADRLEISLDVIAALLADPVTEGWDGFGLAVQAYQKRGTDVIDWLVDAARKTGRKLMVRLVKGAYWDTEIKRAQEEGVDGYPVFTRKAATDLSYLCCAKRMLAARDVLYPQFATHNALTVAQIIELAGGSSKGYEFQRLHGMGESLYKSVCERDGFPTRIYAPVGGYKDLLAYLVRRLLENGANSSFVTIVGDASVSVEAMLQRPAKILDSGHHAVNRSIPMPVDLYGDSRRNAEGVEFGCAAERNALVEGMALTQAPFTEAGPLGKGLTPGGEAHPVFAPMDGTTRVGTVRFADTETARKAIETARKGFEAWSRKPVNERAAALERLGDLLEENRDRLMMILSMEAGKCLPDGIAEIREAVDFCRYYASEARTLFGEGRLMPGPTGEENRYRYRGRGVFVCISPWNFPLAIFLGQISAALLGGNAVVAKPAEQTPLIAFETAKLMYQAGIPEDAFFLVPGEGDIGAALTSHPAVAGVAFTGSTETAWAINGTLAAKRGPIVPLIAETGGINAMLVDATALPEQVCDDVMMSAFRSAGQRCSALRLLYVQEDVADTLLAMLEGAAKELSLGDPRQPSTDIGPVIDDEARDNIISHIHYMSDTQTLRFAGKVPDGNLANGSWVAPHIIELDSAEALTREVFGPVLHVVRYKAGDIDRVLDQIASTGYGLTLGVHSRIDATVKKVVDRLSVGNVYVNRNTIGAVVGTQPFGGSGLSGTGPKAGGPIYLTRFALEQVVSINTAAAGGNASLVAASDD, encoded by the coding sequence ATGCCCGCAGCCGCTGCCGCAGTGACAACGATGAACGATGCTGACCTGGTGCCGTTCCGATCCGCCTATGCCCCCGATGAACGGAAGGCGGTGGAGGCGATGTTGAAGGATGCCGCCGGAGACCTGGTTGTTGAGAAACTGATCGATCAGCGCGCGCGCGGCTATATCCACGACATGCGCGCCGTTCAGGTCGGCCTCGGCGGCGTTGAGGACTTCATGCGCGAGTTCGGCCTGACGACCCGCGAAGGTCTTGCCATGATGGTGCTGGCCGAGGCGCTCCTGCGCGTGCCGGATGCGAGCACTGCCGACAAACTCATCGAGGACAAGCTGGCTGCCGCCCGGTTTGACGACCCGTCCGGCCACAAGTCCGACACATGGCTCGTTTCCGCCTCTTCCTGGGCGCTCGGCGTAACCTCCCGCCTGCTTCATCCCGGCGACACGCCCCAAAGCATCCTGTCAAGCCTCGTCAAGCGGATGGGCATGCCGACAGTCCGCGTTGCGACGCGCAAGGCCATGACCCTCCTCGGACATCAGTTCGTTCTGGGTGAAACGATCCAGAAAGCGCTCGAACGCGCAAAGGTGCAGGAGACCAAGGGTTACCGGTATTCCTATGACATGCTGGGCGAGGGCGCCCGCACGGCGAAAGATGCCGAGCGCTACTTCCGGTCTTACGCGAATGCCATTGAGGCCATCGGGAATTCGGCAGGCGTTGAAGACCTGCCCAACCGGCCCGGGATCTCCGTCAAGCTGTCCGCCCTGCATCCGCGCTACGAAGCAGTCAACGGCGAACGCGTCCGCGACGAACTGCTGCCGAAATTGCGGGAACTCGTACAGATGGCGAAGGACCGCAACCTCAATTTCACGGTCGATGCTGAGGAGGCCGACCGGTTGGAGATTTCTCTTGATGTGATCGCGGCGCTGCTCGCCGATCCGGTGACCGAAGGCTGGGACGGGTTCGGCCTCGCGGTGCAGGCCTATCAGAAGCGCGGCACCGACGTGATCGACTGGCTCGTCGACGCCGCCCGCAAGACCGGCCGAAAGCTGATGGTCCGGCTGGTCAAGGGCGCCTACTGGGACACGGAAATCAAGCGGGCCCAGGAAGAGGGTGTCGACGGATACCCGGTCTTCACGCGCAAGGCGGCGACGGATCTCTCCTACCTGTGCTGCGCCAAGCGGATGCTGGCGGCCAGGGATGTCCTCTACCCGCAATTTGCCACCCACAACGCGCTGACGGTCGCGCAGATCATCGAGCTTGCCGGCGGATCGTCCAAGGGCTACGAGTTCCAGCGCCTCCACGGCATGGGGGAAAGTCTCTACAAGTCCGTGTGCGAGCGCGACGGCTTTCCGACCCGGATCTACGCTCCCGTCGGCGGATACAAGGATCTCCTTGCCTATCTCGTCCGGCGTCTTCTCGAAAACGGCGCCAATTCGTCCTTCGTGACGATTGTCGGAGATGCCTCCGTCTCCGTTGAAGCCATGCTGCAGCGCCCGGCCAAAATCCTCGACAGCGGCCACCATGCGGTCAATCGTTCGATTCCCATGCCGGTCGACCTTTATGGCGACAGCCGGCGCAACGCGGAAGGGGTTGAATTCGGCTGCGCCGCCGAACGCAATGCGCTTGTCGAGGGCATGGCCCTGACGCAGGCACCGTTCACGGAGGCTGGCCCGCTCGGCAAGGGTCTTACTCCAGGCGGTGAAGCGCACCCGGTTTTCGCACCGATGGACGGCACGACGCGCGTCGGTACGGTCCGGTTCGCCGACACCGAGACGGCCCGCAAGGCCATCGAGACGGCCCGGAAGGGTTTCGAGGCCTGGTCACGCAAGCCCGTCAACGAAAGGGCGGCGGCACTTGAACGGTTGGGCGACCTGTTGGAGGAAAATCGCGACCGGCTGATGATGATCCTTTCCATGGAGGCGGGAAAGTGCCTGCCCGACGGAATTGCCGAAATACGTGAAGCGGTCGATTTCTGCCGCTACTATGCCAGCGAGGCCAGAACGCTGTTCGGCGAGGGCCGGCTGATGCCGGGACCGACCGGCGAGGAGAACCGCTACCGCTACCGCGGCCGGGGTGTTTTCGTCTGCATTTCGCCATGGAATTTCCCGCTCGCCATTTTCCTCGGACAGATCAGTGCCGCGCTTCTCGGCGGCAACGCGGTTGTCGCGAAACCGGCGGAGCAGACACCGTTGATCGCCTTTGAAACCGCCAAACTTATGTACCAGGCCGGAATTCCCGAAGACGCCTTCTTCCTTGTGCCGGGCGAGGGCGATATCGGTGCGGCGCTGACGTCGCATCCCGCCGTCGCGGGTGTCGCCTTCACAGGGTCGACCGAGACCGCCTGGGCCATTAACGGAACGCTTGCGGCCAAACGCGGGCCGATCGTGCCGCTGATCGCCGAGACCGGCGGCATCAACGCCATGTTGGTGGATGCGACCGCCCTGCCGGAACAGGTCTGTGACGATGTCATGATGTCCGCCTTCCGCTCCGCCGGCCAGCGCTGTTCGGCATTGCGCCTGCTCTACGTACAGGAAGATGTCGCGGACACCCTGCTTGCCATGCTCGAGGGCGCGGCGAAGGAACTCAGCCTCGGCGATCCGCGTCAGCCGTCAACGGATATCGGTCCGGTGATCGATGACGAGGCACGCGACAACATCATTTCTCACATACACTATATGAGCGACACGCAGACACTTCGTTTTGCCGGCAAAGTACCGGACGGAAACCTCGCCAACGGCTCCTGGGTTGCGCCGCACATCATCGAACTGGATAGCGCGGAAGCGCTGACCCGCGAAGTCTTCGGCCCGGTCCTGCACGTGGTGCGCTACAAGGCAGGCGACATCGACAGGGTACTCGACCAGATCGCTTCCACCGGCTACGGGCTGACGCTCGGCGTACACAGCCGTATCGACGCCACGGTCAAGAAGGTCGTCGACCGGCTCTCCGTCGGCAACGTCTATGTCAACCGCAACACCATCGGTGCGGTTGTCGGAACCCAGCCATTCGGCGGTTCGGGATTGTCCGGAACGGGTCCGAAGGCGGGCGGTCCGATCTACCTGACCCGTTTCGCGCTGGAACAGGTCGTCTCCATAAACACGGCCGCCGCCGGCGGCAACGCCAGCCTCGTCGCAGCCTCGGACGATTGA
- a CDS encoding IS5 family transposase — translation MHRSSGQLGFGESFLDPGLGRNQRLDAIDAAIDWEPLDRLVRVLYSAGEGRPSYRPLTMVKALLLQQWYGLSDVRLEEALSDTLSYRRFVGLSLEDGTPDHSTISRFRTALCRHELDAALFEEVLGQLEAKGMVLKEGTLLDATLVTAQARRPGREAGMGGKSSHDPDADWTRKNGRSHFGYKAHVAVDQGSGVIRQAILTPAKTSESEVADDLICGDEQAVYADKAYEHKERRARLKAAGIKDRVMHRNHRYQAALPYWQKRRNALIAPIRAAVERVFGTLKRSYGYERVRYVGLKRNATQFRLLCLAFNLKKAAKLSA, via the coding sequence ATGCATCGTTCGAGTGGTCAGCTTGGGTTTGGCGAAAGCTTTTTGGATCCCGGCTTAGGTCGCAATCAGCGTCTGGATGCCATCGACGCCGCGATTGACTGGGAGCCTTTGGATCGTCTTGTGCGTGTGCTTTACAGCGCTGGAGAAGGACGTCCGAGCTATCGTCCTCTGACGATGGTCAAGGCGCTGTTGCTGCAGCAATGGTACGGTTTGTCCGATGTGCGTTTGGAAGAGGCCTTGTCTGACACGCTTTCTTATCGTCGTTTTGTGGGACTGTCGCTGGAAGATGGCACACCGGATCACTCGACCATCAGCCGCTTCCGCACGGCCCTGTGCCGTCACGAGCTTGATGCAGCCTTGTTTGAGGAGGTTTTGGGTCAACTGGAAGCCAAGGGCATGGTGCTGAAAGAAGGAACATTGCTGGATGCCACACTGGTCACGGCTCAGGCACGGCGCCCGGGCCGGGAGGCAGGCATGGGAGGCAAATCCTCTCACGATCCGGACGCGGACTGGACGCGCAAGAACGGGCGTTCCCATTTTGGCTACAAGGCTCATGTTGCCGTCGATCAGGGATCAGGCGTCATTCGCCAGGCCATTCTGACCCCGGCGAAAACCTCCGAAAGCGAGGTAGCTGACGATCTTATCTGTGGCGACGAACAGGCTGTGTATGCGGACAAGGCTTATGAGCACAAAGAGCGCCGCGCCAGGCTCAAGGCAGCTGGCATCAAGGACCGTGTGATGCACCGGAACCATCGATATCAAGCGGCTCTGCCATACTGGCAGAAGCGGCGCAATGCTTTGATAGCTCCCATTCGCGCTGCCGTGGAGCGCGTATTTGGAACGCTCAAACGAAGTTATGGATACGAGCGTGTGCGCTATGTCGGATTGAAGCGCAACGCAACTCAGTTCCGCCTGCTCTGTCTCGCCTTCAACCTCAAAAAAGCGGCAAAGCTGAGCGCCTAA
- the hrpB gene encoding ATP-dependent helicase HrpB, protein MAVSRTFSSTLPIDAVLPQLLHTLEQKTNAVLVAEPGAGKTTRVPLALLDAPWRQDGKILVLEPRRLAARAAARRMAGELGERPGDTVGYRVRMETKVSSRTRIEVITEGVFTRLILDDPELTGIAAILFDEFHERSLDGDLGLALALDVQAALREDLRLLPMSATLDAASVSELLGNAPVLESKGRSFPVETHYLGRDAKARIEPQIVRAIHQALHNETGSLLVFLPGQGEIRRVADLLAGKVPAHCTVAPLYGGLDARAQDEAIRPAESGTCKIVLASAIAQTSLTIEGIRVVIDSGLARVPRYEPQTGLTRLETVRVSRASANQRRGRAGRTEPGVCYRLWDEAQTAALAAAESPEILEADLTGLVLDLAAWGTLEPGSLAFADPPPAAAWKEAKSLLVDLHATDAAGHLTREGKALSKLPLHPRLAHMVIEGIGQQLGYTAALVALCLSEPGLGGRDPDLRARLRALRHDKGQRAKDGRALATRWLKQAGGNGTDTDIESAGLLLALAYPDRVAQARGQTGRFRLANGRGAELEPEHALAGERFLVVADIQGKAANGRIQLCAPISKEEIEALFAGDIVEEDDVQLTPDGALKAQRVTRYKAVELQTAAIKSASPQAVEKALVKEIRRRGIARLPWSKEQNRLRKRVAYARDNGAADLPELGDPHLLKTLEDWLQPYLSGLTAIGAVDAGVLGNALAGLLPYDASARLDTLAPSHFSAPTGSKVPIDYGAAAGPTLSIRVQELFGLTEHPSVCDGKLPLILELLSPAQRPIQVTKDLPGFWAGSWADVKADMKGRYPKHPWPDDPTEAEATRRAKPRGK, encoded by the coding sequence ATGGCCGTGTCCCGCACATTTTCGTCCACACTTCCGATAGACGCGGTTCTACCGCAGCTTCTGCACACGCTCGAACAGAAAACCAACGCAGTGCTGGTGGCGGAACCGGGCGCGGGCAAGACGACGCGCGTTCCCCTGGCCCTGCTCGATGCGCCGTGGCGCCAAGATGGGAAGATCCTGGTTCTGGAGCCGCGCCGGCTTGCCGCACGCGCGGCGGCACGGCGGATGGCGGGCGAGCTTGGCGAACGGCCGGGAGACACGGTCGGCTACCGGGTCCGCATGGAAACCAAAGTCAGCTCCAGAACCCGCATCGAGGTGATCACCGAAGGTGTGTTCACCCGGCTGATCCTCGACGACCCCGAACTGACCGGCATCGCGGCCATCCTGTTCGACGAGTTTCACGAACGCTCGCTCGACGGGGACCTCGGATTGGCGCTGGCACTGGATGTGCAGGCGGCGCTTCGCGAAGACCTGCGCCTTCTTCCGATGTCGGCAACGCTTGATGCTGCCTCCGTTTCCGAGCTGCTCGGCAACGCGCCCGTTCTGGAAAGCAAGGGGCGGAGCTTCCCGGTCGAAACGCACTATCTGGGCCGCGACGCCAAGGCCAGGATCGAACCGCAGATCGTCCGTGCCATTCACCAGGCCTTGCACAACGAGACGGGTTCGCTGCTGGTCTTTCTCCCCGGCCAGGGCGAAATCAGGCGTGTCGCGGATCTTCTTGCCGGCAAGGTCCCGGCACATTGCACCGTCGCGCCACTTTATGGCGGGCTGGACGCAAGAGCGCAGGACGAAGCAATCCGGCCAGCCGAAAGCGGGACCTGCAAGATCGTGCTCGCCAGCGCCATCGCGCAGACGTCGCTGACGATCGAGGGCATCCGCGTCGTGATCGACAGCGGTCTCGCGCGCGTTCCCAGATACGAACCCCAGACCGGCCTCACGCGTCTTGAAACGGTGCGCGTGTCGCGCGCGTCCGCGAACCAGCGGCGGGGACGCGCGGGCAGAACCGAACCCGGTGTCTGTTATCGTCTCTGGGATGAAGCCCAGACGGCGGCGTTGGCCGCGGCCGAGTCCCCGGAAATTCTGGAAGCCGATCTGACCGGGCTCGTTCTGGATCTCGCAGCCTGGGGGACCCTGGAGCCGGGAAGCCTTGCGTTCGCGGACCCGCCGCCGGCAGCCGCCTGGAAAGAGGCGAAATCCCTTCTGGTGGATCTTCACGCAACCGACGCGGCCGGTCACTTGACGCGCGAGGGCAAGGCGCTTTCGAAGCTGCCCCTGCATCCGCGCCTCGCGCATATGGTGATCGAGGGCATCGGGCAGCAGCTCGGATATACGGCGGCGCTCGTTGCATTGTGCCTCTCCGAACCGGGCCTCGGTGGACGCGATCCGGACCTGCGTGCGCGGCTGCGTGCCTTGCGCCATGACAAGGGGCAGCGCGCGAAGGATGGCCGGGCCCTCGCTACCAGGTGGCTCAAACAGGCCGGGGGCAACGGCACCGATACCGACATCGAGAGCGCGGGGCTTTTGCTTGCGCTCGCCTATCCGGACCGGGTTGCGCAGGCACGCGGGCAGACCGGCCGTTTCCGCCTTGCCAACGGTCGCGGTGCGGAGCTTGAGCCGGAACACGCCCTTGCCGGGGAACGGTTCCTCGTCGTCGCGGATATTCAGGGCAAGGCCGCCAATGGCCGCATTCAACTGTGCGCGCCAATCTCGAAAGAGGAGATCGAGGCTCTTTTTGCCGGAGACATTGTCGAGGAAGACGATGTTCAGCTGACGCCCGACGGCGCGCTCAAGGCCCAGCGCGTCACCCGCTACAAGGCAGTGGAACTGCAGACGGCCGCGATAAAATCCGCTTCACCTCAAGCCGTCGAAAAAGCTCTCGTGAAGGAGATCCGCCGGCGCGGCATTGCCCGGCTGCCCTGGAGCAAGGAACAGAACCGCCTGCGCAAACGGGTTGCCTACGCGCGGGACAACGGCGCGGCCGATCTTCCCGAACTCGGTGACCCGCATCTTCTGAAAACGCTTGAAGACTGGCTGCAACCGTATCTGTCTGGGCTGACGGCGATCGGCGCCGTCGATGCCGGGGTCCTCGGAAACGCGCTTGCCGGACTTCTGCCCTATGATGCCTCGGCAAGACTGGACACACTTGCGCCCTCCCATTTCAGCGCTCCGACCGGCAGCAAGGTTCCGATCGACTATGGCGCTGCGGCCGGGCCGACCCTTTCGATCCGTGTCCAGGAACTTTTCGGTTTGACGGAGCACCCGAGCGTCTGCGACGGCAAGCTGCCGCTGATCCTGGAACTGCTCTCTCCCGCGCAACGTCCCATCCAGGTCACCAAGGACCTGCCCGGCTTCTGGGCAGGGTCGTGGGCGGATGTGAAAGCCGACATGAAGGGCCGCTATCCGAAGCATCCCTGGCCGGACGATCCGACGGAAGCAGAAGCAACAAGGCGGGCGAAGCCGCGGGGCAAATGA
- the glk gene encoding glucokinase, with product MNCKPGSKSFAYPVLVADIGGTNARFALVDRSDAPTHMCGKTATADHPDISSAIRTAVFPEAEARPRTAIIAVAGPVTGDAIPLTNAAWVIEPLKMIADLGLEEVVVLNDFEAQALALPGYSGSDIEQVGTGAIRANSAKFVLGPGTGLGAAAMIFAAGTWVPVPGEGGHVELGPVSEEDVQIWPHIERVGGRIGAEQLLSGTGLPRLARAVGVWMNAERSFDTPATITQAAEDNDPVAVKTLNVFARSLGRVAGDCALTVLARGGVYLTGGITPRITRFLTDGDFRSAFEAKSPHETLMGKIPTFIVRHPDPALEGLASFAREPNAFAVDMQGRQWTADSASPEA from the coding sequence ATGAATTGCAAGCCAGGTTCCAAATCCTTCGCGTATCCCGTTCTCGTTGCCGATATCGGCGGCACCAATGCCCGTTTCGCGCTTGTCGACCGGAGTGACGCGCCCACACACATGTGCGGAAAGACGGCGACGGCCGATCATCCGGACATTTCCTCCGCCATCCGTACAGCCGTCTTTCCGGAAGCCGAAGCGCGGCCCCGGACAGCGATCATTGCCGTTGCCGGCCCGGTAACCGGCGATGCCATCCCGCTGACCAACGCCGCCTGGGTCATCGAACCCCTGAAGATGATCGCCGATCTCGGACTGGAAGAGGTTGTGGTTCTCAATGACTTCGAGGCGCAGGCGCTTGCCCTGCCGGGATACAGCGGCAGCGATATCGAACAGGTCGGGACCGGAGCCATCCGCGCAAACAGTGCCAAATTCGTTCTCGGTCCAGGAACCGGGCTCGGTGCAGCGGCAATGATCTTCGCGGCCGGAACCTGGGTTCCCGTACCCGGCGAAGGCGGACATGTCGAACTCGGACCGGTGAGCGAAGAGGATGTACAGATCTGGCCGCATATCGAGCGGGTCGGCGGGCGCATCGGCGCGGAACAGCTTCTGAGCGGGACGGGGTTGCCGCGCCTGGCACGGGCCGTCGGCGTCTGGATGAACGCCGAACGGTCTTTCGACACGCCCGCCACAATCACGCAGGCAGCCGAAGACAATGACCCGGTCGCGGTCAAGACACTCAACGTCTTCGCGCGCAGCCTCGGACGCGTTGCCGGTGATTGCGCTCTCACCGTCCTTGCGCGCGGTGGTGTCTACCTGACCGGAGGCATCACACCCCGCATCACGCGATTTCTGACCGATGGCGATTTCAGGTCCGCGTTCGAGGCCAAGTCGCCGCACGAAACGCTCATGGGCAAGATACCGACCTTCATCGTGCGCCATCCCGATCCGGCACTTGAAGGGCTCGCGTCCTTCGCACGCGAGCCAAACGCCTTCGCGGTCGACATGCAGGGACGGCAGTGGACAGCGGACAGCGCGTCACCCGAAGCCTAG
- a CDS encoding methylglyoxal synthase, with protein MPATPTLALVAHDAKKDAMVDFALRHREKLAVFNLVGTGTTGRRVLEACPELRLERLKSGPLGGDQQLGAMIAEGKLQGLFFFVDPLSPMPHDVDVKALMRLALVYDIPMALNESTADILLRSARLQGLQTTSDTPEVGTSKS; from the coding sequence ATGCCAGCCACGCCGACACTTGCCCTTGTTGCGCATGACGCAAAAAAGGATGCGATGGTGGACTTCGCCCTGCGCCACCGCGAAAAGCTGGCGGTGTTCAACCTGGTCGGGACCGGCACGACCGGCAGACGCGTGCTGGAGGCCTGTCCGGAACTCAGGCTCGAACGCCTGAAGAGCGGTCCTCTCGGCGGCGACCAGCAGCTGGGCGCGATGATCGCGGAAGGGAAGCTGCAGGGCCTGTTTTTCTTTGTCGATCCCCTTTCCCCGATGCCGCATGACGTTGATGTCAAGGCGCTGATGCGGCTGGCCCTGGTCTACGACATTCCCATGGCGCTCAACGAATCCACGGCGGACATCCTGCTCCGGTCGGCGCGCCTGCAGGGCCTTCAGACAACATCCGATACGCCTGAGGTCGGTACGTCCAAGTCATGA
- a CDS encoding DUF1194 domain-containing protein yields the protein MRLDIIKDCALTVAKLLSLPAAAMLLILPAEARDLRPAMPSTANLSYDPANEVDVELVLAVDISQSMDTEEQEIQRAGYVAALTSREFIDAIQVGPIGRVAVTYMEWGGVDEHFVVADWTVVKDAATASHFASKIAEAPLRQVQRTSIVSALEKSVELVQTNQYMGLRRVIDISGDGPNNQGGSVTEMRDRMVAAGVTINGLPLMMKTNKNSWQAMLNLDHYYEDCVIGGPGSFAIPVRSKEGFADAIRMKLVLEIAGLHLKEPDPYFRRVSAREPVRCNLFD from the coding sequence ATGCGTCTCGACATAATAAAAGACTGTGCACTGACAGTAGCGAAACTGCTGTCCCTTCCAGCAGCGGCCATGCTGCTTATCCTTCCCGCCGAAGCCCGGGACCTCCGGCCGGCGATGCCTTCGACCGCAAATCTCTCGTACGATCCGGCCAACGAGGTCGACGTGGAACTCGTACTCGCGGTTGACATCTCTCAATCCATGGACACCGAAGAACAGGAAATCCAGCGGGCGGGCTATGTCGCAGCGCTGACCTCGCGCGAGTTCATCGATGCCATCCAGGTCGGCCCGATCGGCCGCGTCGCCGTGACCTACATGGAATGGGGCGGTGTCGACGAGCATTTCGTCGTCGCCGACTGGACCGTCGTGAAGGATGCGGCCACCGCCTCGCATTTCGCGTCCAAGATCGCCGAAGCACCCCTCAGGCAGGTGCAGCGCACCTCAATCGTGTCGGCGCTCGAAAAATCCGTCGAACTGGTACAGACCAACCAGTATATGGGGCTGCGCCGCGTCATCGACATTTCCGGAGACGGCCCGAACAACCAGGGTGGCTCCGTAACGGAAATGCGCGACCGCATGGTTGCCGCCGGCGTGACGATCAACGGGCTGCCGCTGATGATGAAAACCAACAAGAACTCCTGGCAGGCCATGCTGAACCTCGATCACTATTACGAAGACTGCGTGATCGGCGGTCCCGGCTCTTTTGCGATCCCCGTCCGGTCGAAGGAAGGGTTCGCGGATGCCATTCGCATGAAGCTCGTCCTGGAAATCGCCGGGCTGCATCTGAAGGAACCCGACCCCTACTTCCGCCGCGTTTCAGCGCGTGAACCGGTCCGGTGTAACCTCTTCGACTAA
- a CDS encoding sugar-binding transcriptional regulator: MQAHEDDWTSYMAIRAAWLSFVGGRTQGEIASQLGVSPAKVHRLIAHAQKAGYVKFQVDGRPMECLQLEKELSRFFDLTNCIIAPDLGGGDDEGVLRAVAVSASQFLTGLLSGPSVKRLGVGMGRTMKASVEALPKTARQDLEIMSICGSLTRTLAANPYDIVQRMQERTGGIGYYLPVPYFAENPDEKAMFLTQRSVQDLMARARQSDAFLIGIGSVENEGHLVQRGMISKQEQEQLMSCGAVCDLMGRFLTIEGKLAPNSLGDCAVGLHFDEVRGRRVIALVGGLSKVDATLAALRTGVITDLVTDETLARALSAKAGLQLAQSA; encoded by the coding sequence ATGCAGGCGCACGAAGACGACTGGACATCATACATGGCCATCCGGGCGGCATGGCTGTCATTCGTGGGCGGCCGCACGCAAGGAGAAATCGCCTCTCAGCTGGGCGTATCACCGGCCAAGGTGCATCGGCTGATCGCCCATGCCCAGAAGGCGGGTTACGTAAAGTTTCAGGTCGACGGCAGGCCGATGGAATGCCTGCAGCTGGAAAAAGAACTCTCGCGCTTCTTCGATCTCACCAACTGCATCATTGCGCCCGATCTTGGCGGCGGCGATGATGAGGGGGTTCTGCGCGCGGTCGCCGTTTCGGCGTCGCAGTTCCTGACCGGATTGCTGTCCGGCCCGAGTGTCAAGCGTCTCGGTGTGGGCATGGGCCGCACCATGAAGGCGTCCGTCGAGGCCCTGCCCAAGACAGCGCGCCAGGATCTGGAAATCATGTCCATCTGCGGCTCGCTGACACGCACGTTGGCCGCCAACCCCTACGACATCGTCCAGAGGATGCAGGAACGCACGGGCGGGATCGGCTATTATCTGCCCGTACCGTATTTTGCCGAAAATCCCGACGAAAAGGCCATGTTCCTGACCCAGCGCAGTGTCCAGGACCTGATGGCGCGCGCGCGTCAGTCCGATGCCTTTCTGATCGGCATCGGTTCGGTCGAGAACGAGGGTCACCTGGTCCAGCGCGGCATGATTTCAAAGCAGGAACAGGAACAATTGATGTCTTGCGGCGCCGTCTGTGATTTGATGGGCCGCTTTTTGACGATTGAAGGAAAACTGGCTCCCAATTCGCTCGGCGATTGCGCCGTGGGTCTGCACTTCGACGAAGTGCGCGGGCGCCGCGTCATTGCGCTGGTGGGTGGGCTGAGCAAGGTGGATGCAACCCTTGCCGCACTGCGCACCGGTGTCATTACCGACCTTGTCACGGACGAGACCCTCGCGAGGGCTCTGAGTGCAAAGGCCGGATTGCAACTGGCACAGTCCGCATAA
- a CDS encoding BMP family ABC transporter substrate-binding protein encodes MKKLLTIGTALAGLAFTVATAAADTKPAVLYDLGGRFDKSFNEAAYTGAEKFKQDYGIEYRDFEIQNDSQREQALRNFAKRGMNPIVAIGFSQANAVEKVAAEFPDTQFAIVDMVVDLPNVRSILFKEHEGSYIVGLLAAMASETGKVGFVGGMDIPLISKFACGYKQGVAATNPDAEVFENMTGTTGAAWNDPVKGGELAKSQFDRGADVVYHAAGGTGIGVLQAAADAGKLGIGVDSNQNGLHPGSVLTSMLKRVDIAVYQAFEDAENDSWSSGFEVLGLKEGGVDWALDDNNAELVNDEMKAAVEQASQQIISGEIVVHDYMSDESCPN; translated from the coding sequence GTGAAGAAGCTTCTAACCATCGGCACGGCTCTTGCCGGACTGGCCTTTACCGTCGCGACCGCAGCGGCTGACACCAAGCCGGCCGTGCTTTACGATCTCGGTGGACGGTTCGACAAGTCGTTCAACGAGGCTGCCTACACCGGTGCTGAGAAATTCAAGCAGGACTATGGCATCGAGTACCGCGATTTCGAGATCCAGAACGACAGCCAGCGTGAACAGGCCCTGCGCAACTTTGCCAAGCGCGGCATGAACCCGATCGTTGCCATCGGTTTTTCTCAGGCCAACGCGGTCGAAAAGGTCGCGGCGGAGTTCCCGGACACGCAATTCGCGATTGTCGATATGGTCGTCGACCTGCCCAACGTCCGCTCCATCCTCTTCAAGGAGCACGAAGGCTCCTACATCGTCGGTCTGCTGGCCGCCATGGCTTCCGAGACCGGCAAGGTCGGTTTTGTCGGCGGCATGGACATCCCGCTGATCAGCAAGTTCGCCTGCGGCTACAAGCAGGGTGTGGCTGCCACCAACCCGGATGCCGAGGTGTTCGAGAACATGACCGGTACAACCGGCGCGGCCTGGAACGACCCGGTCAAGGGCGGTGAGTTGGCCAAGTCGCAGTTCGACCGCGGCGCGGACGTCGTCTATCACGCGGCCGGCGGCACCGGCATCGGTGTTCTGCAGGCAGCGGCCGACGCCGGCAAGCTGGGTATCGGCGTCGACAGCAACCAGAACGGCCTGCATCCCGGCTCCGTCCTGACCTCTATGTTAAAGCGCGTTGACATCGCCGTTTACCAGGCGTTCGAAGACGCGGAAAACGACAGCTGGTCCTCCGGTTTTGAAGTCCTCGGCCTCAAGGAAGGTGGTGTCGACTGGGCGCTGGACGACAACAATGCGGAACTCGTGAACGACGAGATGAAAGCCGCCGTCGAGCAGGCGAGCCAGCAGATCATCTCCGGTGAAATCGTCGTCCACGACTACATGTCCGACGAATCCTGCCCGAACTGA